In one Acidobacteriota bacterium genomic region, the following are encoded:
- a CDS encoding acyltransferase family protein yields MNHEAQSTPTRTAVPSQPGESPSAEGESTRLVWIDALRSLSIFAVILLHSAAPLLLRFGDEEASGSAEWWIGNLYDSSVRWSVPIFVMVSGALLLGRAQREGLGEFFRRRLSRVAIPFLAWSVLYFQWQIWFWDSDQSYGELLPMLVREPVAYHLWFVYMLLGLYFLAPLLGAIFAVDRWRLPIYAVGLWLFWAGLLPLLGRLLEIETWYSPDRDNSPLMLVGYFILGFLLRDVPMTRTFRLASPLVFLASVAATAGLTFWLTRAAGGEYQPLFYEYYGLNVVLMAVAVFFLGAGLPGLQEADGDTRRARFWRFLSDRAFGVYLVHVLILDLLKEGTLGWRLDHLTFHPAVSVPLLAVVVFVASLILVLFLERIPLIRRVLL; encoded by the coding sequence TGGTTTGGATCGACGCCCTACGCAGCTTGTCGATCTTCGCGGTGATCCTGTTGCACAGTGCCGCGCCGCTGCTGCTGCGTTTCGGCGACGAAGAAGCTTCGGGGAGCGCGGAATGGTGGATCGGCAACCTCTACGACTCCTCGGTTCGCTGGTCGGTCCCGATTTTCGTCATGGTCAGCGGTGCCCTGTTGCTGGGGCGAGCGCAGCGGGAGGGTTTGGGCGAGTTCTTCCGCCGGCGGCTGAGCCGGGTGGCGATTCCCTTCCTGGCCTGGAGCGTTCTGTACTTCCAATGGCAGATCTGGTTCTGGGACTCGGACCAGAGCTATGGGGAGCTACTGCCGATGCTGGTGCGGGAGCCCGTGGCCTACCATTTGTGGTTCGTCTACATGCTGCTGGGTCTCTACTTTCTGGCTCCTCTGTTGGGGGCGATCTTCGCCGTCGACCGCTGGCGGCTGCCGATCTATGCGGTGGGGTTGTGGCTCTTCTGGGCCGGACTTCTGCCTCTTCTCGGACGGCTCCTGGAGATAGAAACCTGGTACTCACCGGACCGCGACAACAGCCCGCTGATGCTGGTGGGTTATTTCATTCTCGGCTTCCTGCTCCGGGACGTGCCCATGACCCGGACCTTCCGCCTCGCATCGCCTCTGGTCTTTCTGGCCTCGGTGGCGGCCACGGCGGGGCTGACCTTCTGGCTAACCCGCGCCGCTGGCGGCGAGTATCAGCCGCTGTTCTACGAGTACTACGGTCTCAATGTGGTGCTCATGGCGGTGGCGGTCTTCTTCCTCGGTGCCGGCCTGCCGGGGTTGCAGGAAGCGGACGGCGATACCCGACGGGCGCGCTTTTGGCGCTTTCTCTCCGACCGCGCCTTCGGCGTCTACCTGGTCCACGTGCTGATTCTCGACCTGCTCAAGGAGGGCACCCTGGGCTGGCGGCTCGATCACCTGACCTTCCATCCGGCAGTGTCGGTGCCCCTCCTGGCGGTGGTGGTGTTTGTCGCTTCCTTGATTCTCGTTCTGTTCCTCGAGCGGATTCCCCTGATTCGCCGGGTGCTGCTGTGA